A genomic window from Lotus japonicus ecotype B-129 chromosome 1, LjGifu_v1.2 includes:
- the LOC130727404 gene encoding GTP-binding nuclear protein Ran1B encodes MALPNQQTVDYPNFKLVIVGDGGTGKTTFVKRHLTGEFEKKYEPTIGVEVHPLDFFTNCGKIRFYCWDTAGQEKFGGLRDGYYIHGQCAIIMFDVTARLTYKNVPTWHRDLCRVCENIPIVLCGNKVDVKNRQVKAKQVTFHRKKNLQYYEISAKSNYNFEKPFLYLARKLAGDPNLHFVESPALAPPEVQIDLAAQQQHEAELAAAASQPLPDDDDDAFD; translated from the exons ATG GCTCTTCCGAATCAGCAAACCGTTGATTACCCTAATTTCAAGCTCGTCATCGTCGGTGATGGTGGCACAG GAAAGACAACCTTCGTGAAGAGGCATCTTACCGGTGAATTCGAGAAGAAATATGAAC CTACCATTGGTGTGGAGGTCCATCCTTTGGATTTCTTCACAAACTGTGGCAAGATCCGATTCTACTGCTGGGATACTGCTGGACAAGAGAAGTTTGGGGGTCTCAGAGATGGTTACTA TATCCATGGGCAATGCGCCATTATAATGTTTGATGTTACTGCCCGACTGACATACAAGAATGTCCCTACCTGGCACCGTGATCTTTGCCG GGTCTGCGAGAACATCCCCATTGTTCTTTGTGGCAACAAGGTTGATGTGAAGAACAGACAGGTGAAGGCAAAGCAGGTTACTTTCCACAGGAAGAAGAATCTGCAGTACTATGAGATCTCAGCCAAGAGTAACTATAACTTTGAGAAGCCTTTCCTTTATCTTGCCAGGAAACTTGCAGG TGATCCTAACTTGCACTTTGTTGAATCTCCTGCATTGGCTCCACCTGAAGTTCAAATTGATTTAGCTGCACAACAACA GCATGAGGCTGAGCTTGCTGCGGCTGCTAGTCAGCCCCttcctgatgatgatgatgatgcatttGATTAA